One region of Rhodocaloribacter litoris genomic DNA includes:
- the speA gene encoding biosynthetic arginine decarboxylase: protein MKETPDNAVATHDEALETIAQETPVWTPEEAEEHYHVKGWGDGYFFVRETGEVAVRPERSGPASISIYEVVRHLKEEKVPFPVLIRFQDVLRGRVQQLNHAFRDAIAELGYRNRYTAVYPIKVNQLHEVVEEVLEAGKPFGMGLECGSKAELVAALAHLEDDDTLLICNGYKDGVMLQLILSGQQLGKNIIPVLEKYDEFEHFMHLARTRKIRPRFGVRVRLTTSGAGRWADSGGDLSKFGISIPELLTLLEHLDDQNRLDAFTLLHFHLGSQIANIQTLKKAVKEIAQIYAQLRQRGVPIRYLDVGGGLGVNYEADFAGLNDGINYTLQEYANAVVHSIMEVCDAEQVEHPAIISESGRAITAHHSVLVVEALGAYRKNEIDPDFTPAKTDHALVHELHATWQWVRETPTMRPAELLEAYHDAAEKRQQADSLFSFGYLPIEQKALAERLYWSICRTINERVRKMDADWLPNELLALDEHLVDQYLCDFSVFQSILDHWAIGQRFPIMPLHRLDEPPSRRAVLVDLTCDSDGKVSRYVTANEDKRYLDVHPLREDEPYFLGFFLMGAYQDIMGDMHNLFGRVTEVHIYADDEEPGGYYIEKMIPGTTVQQMLALVQYFPNDLERRMNALIRAKVEAGVIRPRAGVRLLEQYLATFSGSTYYTPSSSL from the coding sequence ATGAAAGAGACGCCGGATAACGCCGTGGCAACCCACGACGAAGCCCTCGAAACCATCGCACAGGAGACGCCGGTCTGGACCCCCGAGGAAGCCGAGGAACACTATCACGTCAAAGGCTGGGGCGACGGCTATTTCTTCGTCAGGGAAACGGGCGAGGTGGCCGTCCGGCCGGAGCGGAGTGGCCCGGCCTCGATCAGCATCTATGAGGTCGTCCGGCATCTCAAGGAGGAGAAGGTCCCCTTCCCGGTGCTGATCCGGTTTCAGGACGTGCTCCGGGGCCGTGTGCAGCAGCTCAACCATGCCTTCCGGGACGCCATCGCCGAACTGGGCTATCGGAACCGCTACACGGCCGTCTACCCCATCAAGGTGAACCAGCTCCACGAGGTCGTCGAGGAGGTCCTCGAAGCCGGCAAGCCGTTCGGCATGGGGCTCGAATGCGGCTCGAAGGCCGAACTGGTGGCTGCCCTGGCCCACCTCGAAGACGACGACACCCTCCTGATCTGTAATGGCTACAAAGACGGGGTGATGTTGCAGCTCATCCTGAGCGGGCAACAGCTCGGCAAGAACATCATCCCGGTGCTGGAGAAGTACGACGAGTTCGAGCATTTCATGCACCTGGCCCGTACCCGCAAGATCCGTCCCCGCTTCGGCGTGCGGGTACGCCTGACCACCTCCGGCGCCGGCCGCTGGGCGGACTCGGGCGGCGACCTCTCCAAGTTCGGCATCTCCATCCCGGAACTGCTCACCCTGCTGGAACACCTCGACGACCAGAACCGCCTCGACGCCTTCACCCTGCTGCATTTCCACCTGGGCAGCCAGATCGCCAACATCCAGACGCTCAAGAAAGCCGTCAAGGAAATCGCCCAGATCTACGCCCAGCTCCGGCAACGCGGCGTGCCCATCCGCTACCTGGACGTCGGCGGCGGCCTCGGCGTCAACTACGAGGCCGACTTCGCCGGCCTCAACGACGGCATCAACTATACCCTGCAGGAATACGCCAACGCCGTCGTCCACTCCATCATGGAGGTCTGCGACGCCGAACAGGTGGAACATCCGGCCATCATCTCCGAGAGCGGGCGGGCCATTACGGCCCACCACTCGGTGCTCGTCGTCGAGGCCCTGGGGGCCTACCGCAAAAACGAGATCGACCCGGACTTCACCCCGGCCAAGACGGACCACGCACTCGTCCACGAGCTGCACGCCACCTGGCAGTGGGTTCGGGAGACGCCCACGATGCGCCCCGCCGAACTCCTCGAAGCCTACCACGACGCCGCCGAGAAACGCCAGCAGGCCGATTCGCTCTTCAGCTTCGGCTACCTCCCCATCGAACAAAAGGCCCTGGCCGAACGCCTCTACTGGTCCATCTGCCGTACCATCAACGAGCGCGTGCGCAAAATGGACGCCGACTGGCTGCCCAACGAACTGCTCGCCCTCGACGAACACCTCGTCGACCAGTACCTGTGCGACTTCTCCGTCTTCCAGTCCATCCTCGATCACTGGGCCATCGGGCAACGCTTCCCCATCATGCCGCTGCACCGCCTCGATGAGCCCCCCTCCCGCCGCGCCGTCCTGGTCGACCTCACGTGCGACTCCGACGGCAAGGTCAGCCGCTACGTCACCGCCAACGAGGACAAACGCTACCTGGACGTGCACCCCCTCCGCGAAGACGAACCCTACTTCCTCGGCTTCTTTCTCATGGGAGCCTATCAGGACATCATGGGGGACATGCACAACCTCTTCGGGCGCGTCACCGAGGTGCACATCTATGCCGACGACGAGGAACCCGGCGGGTATTACATCGAGAAAATGATCCCCGGCACCACGGTGCAGCAGATGCTCGCCCTCGTGCAGTACTTCCCGAACGACCTGGAGCGGCGCATGAACGCGCTGATCCGTGCCAAGGTGGAGGCGGGCGTGATCCGGCCGCGCGCCGGCGTGCGCCTGCTGGAACAGTACCTGGCCACCTTCAGCGGATCGACCTACTACACCCCCTCCTCGTCGTTGTAG
- a CDS encoding deoxyhypusine synthase family protein: MKEATLSDFLRHHFRHFNAAALVDAAEAYVRHLDRGGKMLISLAGAMSTAELGLSLADMIRQERVHIISCTGANLEEDLFNLVAHDHYVRIPHYRDLTKADEEALLERHLNRVTDTCIPEEEAIRRIEHAVLDAWQAADRSGQRHFPHEFMYELIRSGRLEKYYQIDPKDSWLVAACEKNLPIVVPGWEDSTLGNIYAAHCLKGDVRNVHTVRTGIEYMMWLADWYRREAAAHSIGFFQIGGGIAGDFPICVVPMLEQDLGIEDIPRWGYFCQISDSTTSYGSYSGAVPNEKITWGKLSAETPSFIIESDATIVAPLIFTYVLEQCDAFTGAEPVAAASSARG, encoded by the coding sequence ATGAAAGAAGCTACCCTCTCCGACTTTCTCCGCCACCATTTCCGCCATTTCAACGCCGCCGCCCTTGTCGATGCCGCCGAAGCCTACGTCCGCCACCTGGACCGGGGCGGCAAAATGCTCATCTCGCTGGCCGGTGCCATGAGCACCGCCGAACTCGGCCTCTCCCTGGCCGACATGATCCGGCAGGAACGCGTCCACATCATCAGCTGTACCGGCGCCAACCTGGAAGAGGACCTCTTCAACCTCGTCGCCCACGACCACTACGTCCGCATCCCCCATTACCGCGACCTCACCAAAGCCGACGAAGAGGCCCTCCTGGAACGCCACCTCAACCGCGTCACCGACACGTGCATCCCGGAGGAAGAAGCCATCCGCCGCATCGAACATGCCGTCCTCGATGCCTGGCAGGCGGCCGACCGCAGCGGGCAGCGCCACTTCCCGCACGAGTTCATGTATGAACTGATCCGCAGCGGGCGGCTCGAAAAGTATTACCAGATCGACCCGAAGGACAGCTGGCTCGTGGCTGCCTGCGAGAAGAACCTGCCCATCGTCGTGCCCGGCTGGGAAGACTCCACGCTCGGCAACATCTACGCCGCCCACTGCCTCAAAGGAGACGTGCGGAACGTGCACACCGTCCGCACCGGCATCGAGTACATGATGTGGCTGGCCGACTGGTACCGGCGCGAGGCGGCCGCGCATTCGATCGGCTTCTTCCAGATCGGCGGGGGCATCGCCGGGGACTTCCCCATCTGCGTGGTCCCCATGCTGGAACAGGACCTCGGCATCGAGGACATCCCGCGCTGGGGCTACTTCTGCCAGATCAGCGACAGCACCACCAGCTACGGCTCCTACTCGGGCGCCGTGCCGAACGAGAAGATCACCTGGGGCAAGCTCTCGGCCGAGACGCCGTCCTTCATCATCGAGTCGGATGCCACCATCGTGGCCCCGCTCATCTTCACGTACGTGCTCGAACAGTGTGACGCCTTCACCGGGGCAGAGCCGGTCGCCGCCGCTTCCTCCGCACGGGGTTGA
- a CDS encoding PAS domain-containing protein yields MKETLSPNTFRDEAGKKNFAPDRKRFQERLNPLLPLIALDARSTIRHLTPTALNLLEYRTETPLGTSFFSHIHPGNLYPVMRDVADMVCYGKEKAAWMLRLRTGRQTWNWYRVHALNLLDTPEEIILLNLRELT; encoded by the coding sequence ATGAAAGAGACCCTTTCTCCGAACACCTTTCGAGACGAGGCCGGGAAAAAAAATTTTGCCCCGGACAGGAAGCGCTTCCAGGAACGATTGAACCCCCTGCTACCCCTCATCGCGCTCGATGCCCGGAGCACCATCCGGCATCTGACCCCGACCGCGCTCAACCTGCTCGAATACCGCACCGAAACGCCGCTCGGCACCTCTTTCTTTTCCCACATTCATCCCGGCAACCTGTACCCGGTCATGCGTGACGTGGCCGACATGGTCTGCTACGGTAAGGAAAAGGCCGCCTGGATGCTGCGCCTGCGCACGGGACGACAAACCTGGAACTGGTACCGGGTCCACGCCCTGAACCTGCTCGACACCCCGGAAGAGATCATCCTGTTGAACCTCCGGGAACTGACGTAG
- a CDS encoding ABC transporter substrate-binding protein, whose translation MRIVSLLPAATEWVAAFGATEALVGRSHACDFPPRVRSLPAVTRSRVAEGGDTRAIDDAVRATLAAGLSLYEVDLGALRALRPDVVLTQAQCAVCAVDLSGLEALLAGWAGTRPRLFSMAPMTFRAVLQEALHLARLLDRLPQAMAVLGAGERRLRRLRDRLGLPREADPATLPTVACIEWMEPLMTAGHWMPGLVEHAGGRAVLAGAGKPSPVVDWEALRATDPDVIAVMPCGFSLEQTRRDLHLLTERPGWGDLRAVRTGRVVLFDGNAYFNRPGPRLYRAAELLAAALYPDRIPPDELGVAPWEMAPLAHIPT comes from the coding sequence ATGCGCATCGTTTCCCTGCTTCCCGCTGCCACGGAGTGGGTCGCGGCCTTCGGCGCCACGGAGGCCCTTGTGGGCCGCTCCCATGCCTGCGACTTCCCGCCGCGGGTGCGGAGCCTCCCCGCTGTCACGCGCTCCCGCGTGGCGGAAGGCGGCGACACCCGGGCCATCGACGATGCCGTGCGGGCGACGCTGGCGGCAGGGCTGAGCCTCTACGAGGTGGACCTCGGCGCCCTGCGCGCGCTCCGGCCCGACGTGGTGCTCACGCAGGCGCAGTGCGCTGTCTGTGCGGTGGATCTGTCCGGGCTCGAAGCACTGCTGGCCGGCTGGGCGGGCACCCGCCCCCGCCTCTTTTCGATGGCGCCGATGACCTTTCGCGCCGTGCTGCAGGAGGCCCTGCACCTGGCCCGCCTCCTGGACCGGCTGCCGCAGGCCATGGCGGTGCTGGGGGCGGGCGAGCGACGCCTCCGGCGCCTCCGCGACCGGCTGGGCCTCCCGCGCGAGGCCGACCCGGCGACGCTGCCCACCGTCGCGTGCATCGAGTGGATGGAGCCGCTCATGACCGCCGGCCACTGGATGCCCGGCCTGGTGGAGCACGCCGGCGGCCGCGCCGTACTGGCCGGGGCGGGGAAGCCGTCGCCCGTCGTGGACTGGGAAGCCCTCCGGGCGACCGACCCGGACGTGATCGCCGTCATGCCGTGCGGCTTCTCGCTCGAACAGACCCGCCGCGACCTGCATCTGCTCACCGAACGGCCGGGCTGGGGCGACCTCCGCGCCGTCCGCACCGGGCGCGTCGTCCTCTTTGACGGCAACGCCTACTTCAACCGGCCCGGCCCCCGCCTCTACCGTGCCGCCGAGCTGCTGGCCGCGGCCCTCTACCCGGACCGCATCCCGCCGGATGAGCTCGGCGTGGCGCCCTGGGAGATGGCCCCGCTTGCCCACATCCCGACCTGA
- a CDS encoding S46 family peptidase, whose product MTLSRKLLVLLLLTPALHAAGAQPVADPDPTKAGPYDNGKMWTFEYPPLDYLAETYDFHPDDAWFERARMSALRIPGCSASFVSPNGLVVTNHHCVRGRVSQVSRPGENLLDNGFIATTLAEERPIPGYYADQLIAIEDVTEEVDAALEAAQTDAERAAAREEVFAAITERLKEAHGGDDIEVQIIPLYNGGRHSAYVFRRYRDVRLVAAPELQLGFFGGEWDNFTYPRHALDFAFLRIYDEDGEPLQTDHYFTWSRRGVEEGNLIFVIGNPGSTSRHATVAQLEFFRDVLVPHTLGFLDRRLAAYRAFFEEDPEAGEAIDIRNTIFSISNSQKAYAGRLDALNDPVILARRADAERQFRQAIEADSSLRARYAGLFDEMEAIQAEKKAMAAEYGAFRLLESRFSSATIRRAVAAYRYLTARTEGANPERGAKLEEALLGVPDLPAGLERRLLAARLEEWRRYLGADDPLVQQALGGRTPAEAADALLAASTLASAEATRQAVEAGTLSMDDPALALAALLVPRYEAFERAFNGLSARENALAAALGRARFAVYGTSVPPDATFSPRFTDGIVKGYPYNGTEAPPYTTFYGMYDLHYAHGPGTDWDLPARWLNPPDAFNRATPLNFVSTADTIGGNSGSPAVTPDLEIVGLNFDRNIEGLSRDYIYLPERGRNIMVDVRAIREALDVVYDADRIVLELTTGHLAETEAEADAFLRQ is encoded by the coding sequence ATGACCCTCTCCCGCAAGCTGCTCGTCCTCCTGCTCCTGACGCCGGCCCTGCATGCTGCCGGCGCTCAGCCCGTGGCCGACCCCGATCCGACGAAGGCCGGGCCGTACGACAACGGCAAGATGTGGACGTTCGAGTACCCCCCGCTCGACTACCTGGCCGAGACGTACGACTTCCACCCGGACGACGCCTGGTTCGAGCGGGCGCGGATGAGCGCCCTCCGCATCCCCGGCTGCTCGGCCTCGTTCGTCTCCCCCAACGGGCTGGTGGTCACCAACCACCACTGCGTGCGCGGGCGGGTCTCGCAGGTGAGCCGACCCGGCGAGAACCTGCTGGACAACGGCTTCATCGCCACCACGCTCGCGGAGGAACGGCCCATCCCCGGCTACTATGCCGACCAGCTCATCGCCATCGAAGACGTGACGGAAGAGGTCGACGCCGCGCTCGAAGCCGCCCAGACCGACGCCGAGCGGGCCGCCGCCCGCGAGGAGGTCTTTGCCGCCATCACCGAGCGCCTGAAGGAGGCCCACGGGGGGGACGACATCGAGGTGCAGATCATCCCTCTGTACAACGGCGGCCGCCATTCGGCCTACGTTTTCCGTCGCTACCGGGACGTGCGCCTGGTGGCGGCCCCCGAGCTGCAGCTGGGCTTCTTCGGGGGCGAATGGGACAACTTCACGTACCCGCGCCACGCGCTCGACTTCGCCTTCCTCCGCATCTACGACGAGGACGGCGAACCCCTCCAGACCGACCACTACTTCACCTGGAGCCGGCGGGGCGTGGAGGAGGGCAACCTGATCTTTGTCATCGGCAACCCCGGCTCCACGAGCCGCCACGCCACGGTTGCCCAGCTCGAGTTTTTCCGGGACGTGCTGGTGCCCCACACCCTCGGCTTCCTCGACCGCCGCCTGGCCGCCTACCGTGCTTTCTTCGAAGAGGACCCCGAGGCGGGCGAGGCCATCGACATTCGCAACACCATTTTCTCGATCTCGAACAGCCAGAAGGCCTACGCGGGCCGCCTCGACGCGCTCAACGACCCGGTGATCCTGGCCCGCCGTGCCGACGCCGAGCGGCAGTTCCGCCAGGCCATCGAGGCCGACTCCAGCCTGCGGGCCCGGTATGCCGGCCTGTTCGACGAGATGGAGGCCATCCAGGCGGAGAAGAAGGCCATGGCGGCCGAGTACGGCGCGTTCCGGCTGCTGGAGAGCCGCTTCTCCTCGGCGACGATCCGGCGGGCGGTGGCGGCCTACCGCTACCTGACGGCCCGGACCGAAGGCGCCAACCCCGAACGGGGGGCGAAGCTGGAGGAGGCCCTGCTGGGGGTGCCCGACCTGCCGGCGGGGCTGGAGCGGCGGCTGCTCGCCGCCCGGCTGGAAGAGTGGCGGCGGTACCTGGGCGCGGACGACCCGCTCGTGCAGCAGGCCCTGGGCGGCCGGACGCCGGCGGAGGCCGCCGACGCGCTGCTGGCCGCCTCGACGCTCGCCTCGGCCGAAGCCACCCGGCAGGCCGTCGAGGCGGGCACGCTGTCCATGGACGACCCGGCCCTGGCGCTGGCGGCCCTCCTGGTGCCCCGCTACGAGGCGTTCGAGCGGGCCTTCAACGGGCTCTCCGCGCGGGAGAACGCCCTGGCCGCCGCCCTCGGGCGCGCCCGCTTCGCCGTCTACGGCACCTCCGTCCCGCCCGACGCCACCTTCTCGCCCCGCTTCACCGACGGCATCGTGAAGGGCTACCCGTACAACGGCACCGAGGCCCCGCCGTACACTACCTTCTACGGGATGTACGACCTGCACTACGCCCACGGGCCCGGCACCGACTGGGACCTGCCCGCGCGCTGGCTCAACCCGCCCGATGCCTTCAACCGCGCTACCCCGCTCAACTTCGTCTCCACCGCCGACACCATCGGCGGCAACTCGGGTTCGCCCGCCGTCACGCCCGACCTGGAGATCGTCGGGCTCAACTTCGACCGCAACATCGAAGGGCTCTCGCGGGACTACATCTACCTGCCCGAGCGCGGCCGCAACATCATGGTGGACGTGCGCGCCATCCGCGAAGCGCTCGACGTGGTCTACGACGCCGACCGCATCGTGCTCGAACTGACCACCGGCCACCTGGCCGAAACCGAAGCCGAGGCGGATGCCTTCCTCCGGCAGTGA
- a CDS encoding amidase — protein sequence MKRRDFLQVSALGGAVALTGLPGCVPPAKDEQADAPPAVPPFELEEKTIAELQEGMTSGAYTARRLAERYLERIEAVDRGGPGVNAIIEVNPDALAIAEALDRERAEGRVRGPLHGIPVVLKDNIDTADRMHTTAGSLALAGSIPSQDAFVAQRLREAGAVILAKANLSEWANFRSTRSSSGWSGRGGQTRNPYILDRNPCGSSSGSAAAVSANLCAVAVGTETDGSVVCPSSACGVVGIKPTLGLVSRSGIIPIAHSQDTAGPMARTVTDAALLLGVLAGVDPRDPATEGSQAHPDYTRFLDPDGLRGARIGVARTFFGFHDRVDALMEEALAVMRDAGAELIDEVSLPPRREYGQAEYEVLLYEFKNDLNAYLAALPPGDGPRTLDDLIAFNEAHAEEELKYFGQEIFLAAREKGPLTDQAYLDARALCLQKTREEGIDRAFREHNLDALVAPTGGPAWPIDLINGDHFGGGSSSPAAVSGYPNVTVPAGYVFGLPVGISFFGTAYSEPTLLRLAYAFEQATRVRQAPTFLPTLPMT from the coding sequence ATGAAGCGACGTGACTTCCTGCAGGTGAGCGCCCTCGGCGGCGCCGTGGCCCTCACCGGCCTGCCCGGCTGTGTTCCGCCCGCAAAGGACGAGCAGGCCGACGCGCCACCCGCCGTTCCCCCCTTCGAGCTGGAGGAAAAGACGATTGCCGAGCTGCAGGAGGGGATGACCTCCGGCGCCTATACGGCGCGTCGCCTGGCCGAACGCTACCTGGAGCGCATCGAGGCCGTCGACCGGGGTGGGCCGGGGGTGAACGCCATCATCGAGGTGAACCCCGACGCGCTTGCTATTGCCGAGGCGCTCGACCGGGAGCGGGCCGAGGGGCGGGTGCGCGGGCCGCTGCACGGCATCCCGGTGGTGCTCAAGGACAACATCGACACGGCGGACCGGATGCACACCACCGCCGGCTCGCTGGCCCTGGCGGGGTCCATCCCGTCGCAGGATGCCTTCGTGGCGCAGCGGCTGCGCGAGGCCGGCGCCGTCATCCTGGCGAAAGCCAACCTGAGCGAGTGGGCCAACTTCCGCTCGACGCGCTCGTCGAGCGGGTGGAGTGGGCGCGGCGGGCAGACGCGCAACCCCTATATCCTCGACCGCAACCCCTGCGGCTCCAGCTCGGGCTCGGCGGCCGCCGTGTCGGCCAACCTGTGCGCCGTGGCCGTGGGCACCGAGACGGACGGCTCCGTGGTGTGCCCCTCGTCGGCGTGCGGCGTCGTCGGCATCAAGCCGACGCTGGGGCTCGTCAGCCGGTCCGGCATCATTCCCATCGCCCACAGCCAGGACACCGCCGGGCCGATGGCCCGCACCGTCACCGACGCGGCCCTGCTGCTGGGCGTCCTCGCCGGCGTCGACCCCCGCGACCCGGCCACCGAGGGCAGCCAGGCCCACCCGGACTACACCCGCTTCCTCGACCCCGACGGGCTGCGCGGCGCCCGCATCGGGGTGGCGCGCACCTTCTTCGGCTTCCACGACCGCGTCGACGCCCTCATGGAGGAAGCCCTCGCGGTGATGCGGGACGCCGGCGCGGAACTCATCGACGAGGTCAGCCTCCCGCCCCGGCGCGAGTACGGGCAGGCCGAGTATGAGGTGCTCCTCTACGAGTTCAAGAACGACCTCAATGCCTACCTGGCCGCGCTTCCGCCGGGCGACGGCCCCCGCACGCTGGACGACCTGATCGCCTTCAACGAGGCCCATGCCGAGGAAGAGCTGAAGTACTTCGGCCAGGAGATCTTCCTCGCCGCCCGGGAGAAGGGGCCGCTCACCGACCAGGCCTACCTCGACGCGCGGGCACTGTGCCTGCAAAAGACGCGCGAGGAGGGCATCGACCGGGCGTTCCGGGAGCACAACCTGGATGCCCTCGTGGCCCCCACCGGCGGCCCGGCCTGGCCCATCGACCTGATCAACGGCGACCACTTTGGCGGGGGCAGTTCGTCGCCTGCCGCCGTCTCCGGCTACCCGAACGTCACCGTGCCCGCCGGCTACGTTTTCGGCCTGCCGGTAGGCATCTCGTTCTTCGGCACCGCCTACAGTGAGCCTACGCTCCTGCGGCTGGCCTATGCCTTCGAGCAGGCGACCCGCGTGCGCCAGGCCCCCACATTCCTCCCCACATTGCCGATGACGTGA
- a CDS encoding helix-turn-helix transcriptional regulator codes for MGRCPVRNNIRTLRFMAGEMTQQELADRVGVTRQTIHAIEAAKYSPSLELAFRIARVFGVPLEEVFQYEPDEEP; via the coding sequence ATGGGACGCTGCCCTGTTCGCAACAACATCCGTACGCTGCGCTTCATGGCGGGGGAGATGACCCAGCAGGAGCTGGCCGACCGCGTCGGCGTGACGCGGCAGACGATCCATGCCATCGAGGCCGCCAAGTACTCGCCCTCGCTGGAGCTGGCCTTCCGCATCGCCCGCGTCTTCGGCGTGCCCCTCGAAGAGGTCTTCCAGTACGAACCGGACGAGGAGCCGTGA
- a CDS encoding site-2 protease family protein, with translation MKPFYHLGTVTRINIFVHWTTVVMFFGLFLYYLWRGVSLGAALAGVLLIAVVFGCVLLHELGHALAARHFGIGTRDITMYPIGGVARLERIPRVPAHEFWIAVAGPAVNLGLAAGFFVFNLLTGRPLSIDALLPPRTTIPGMLMWVNLLLAGFNLLPAFPMDGGRVLRAWLAARLPYHRATRIAAWIGQAMAILFGLAGLLDFNPVLVFIGLFVFLGARQEVRAVAETERTGYGYPGPA, from the coding sequence ATGAAGCCTTTCTATCACCTCGGCACCGTGACCCGCATCAACATCTTCGTCCACTGGACGACGGTGGTGATGTTCTTCGGGCTGTTCCTCTATTACCTGTGGCGCGGGGTCTCGCTCGGAGCGGCGCTGGCCGGGGTGCTGCTCATCGCCGTCGTGTTCGGATGCGTCCTCCTGCACGAGCTGGGGCATGCGCTGGCGGCCCGGCATTTCGGTATCGGCACGCGCGACATCACGATGTACCCCATCGGCGGGGTGGCCCGGCTCGAACGGATCCCGCGCGTGCCGGCGCACGAGTTCTGGATCGCCGTGGCCGGGCCGGCCGTCAACCTGGGACTGGCGGCCGGCTTCTTCGTGTTCAACCTGCTCACCGGCCGGCCGCTCTCCATCGACGCACTGTTGCCGCCGCGCACGACGATCCCCGGCATGCTCATGTGGGTCAACCTCCTGCTGGCGGGGTTCAACCTGCTGCCGGCTTTTCCGATGGACGGGGGACGTGTCCTCCGTGCGTGGCTGGCCGCCCGGCTGCCCTATCACCGCGCCACCCGGATCGCAGCCTGGATCGGCCAGGCGATGGCCATCCTCTTCGGCCTGGCCGGCCTGCTCGACTTCAACCCGGTGCTCGTCTTCATCGGGCTATTCGTCTTTCTCGGTGCACGGCAGGAAGTCCGCGCCGTCGCCGAAACGGAACGCACCGGCTACGGCTACCCCGGCCCGGCCTGA
- a CDS encoding DUF6010 family protein, with protein sequence MRPPEFILIDLALGMVLALFTLRTVRRYGQRRERRFFAVALGVAAFLYVVFAMRGGGPSWIGIETAGLVAFGLLAWRGASPRREPARGACWLAAGWLLHVGWDVGLHATGATPFVPPFYPMLCVAYDLIVAAYLLTRRRAWAVPAPASRRAEDGAEG encoded by the coding sequence GTGCGCCCACCCGAGTTCATCCTGATCGACCTGGCGCTGGGCATGGTCCTGGCGCTGTTCACCCTCCGTACCGTTCGGCGGTACGGGCAGCGGCGCGAGCGGCGGTTCTTCGCGGTGGCGCTGGGGGTGGCGGCTTTTCTCTATGTGGTTTTCGCGATGCGGGGGGGCGGGCCGAGCTGGATCGGGATCGAAACGGCCGGGCTGGTCGCGTTCGGGTTGCTGGCCTGGCGCGGGGCGTCGCCGCGCCGGGAGCCGGCACGGGGGGCGTGCTGGCTCGCCGCCGGCTGGCTGCTTCACGTCGGATGGGACGTGGGGCTGCACGCCACCGGCGCCACCCCCTTCGTGCCGCCTTTCTACCCGATGCTGTGTGTTGCGTACGACCTGATCGTGGCCGCCTACCTGCTCACCCGGCGCCGGGCCTGGGCCGTGCCGGCTCCCGCCTCCCGGCGGGCGGAAGACGGTGCGGAAGGATGA
- a CDS encoding IclR family transcriptional regulator: protein MKHHFTFETENRYLVPSVERAVQVLGLLAREPRGMVLADLARETGIPKSTLFRILVTLRKHHCVTLDPESQAYRLGSYLFELGNKFAEQSDLFRVATRYMQSLAEECGETVFLSKLEDGEVVYLRRMDSPKSIAVVKKLQSRVPVHCTATGVALLAWLPREEVEEILDRHGMEAYNEATLTDRDLFMHRLEEVRRRQYAVVDGEYNRELLCVSAPVWDHSQRPCAALTVAILSSQVTDESRVARVGEAVRRAARQLSRELGGREPVPA from the coding sequence ATGAAACACCATTTCACATTTGAAACAGAAAATCGCTACCTCGTCCCCTCGGTCGAGCGAGCGGTACAGGTGCTGGGCCTGCTGGCACGGGAGCCCCGGGGCATGGTGCTGGCCGACCTGGCACGCGAGACGGGTATCCCGAAGAGCACCCTCTTTCGCATCCTCGTGACGCTGCGCAAACATCACTGTGTGACGCTCGATCCGGAGAGCCAGGCCTACCGCCTGGGTTCGTACCTGTTCGAGCTGGGCAACAAGTTTGCGGAGCAGAGTGATCTGTTCCGGGTGGCGACGCGCTACATGCAGTCGCTGGCGGAGGAGTGTGGCGAGACGGTGTTTCTGAGCAAGCTGGAGGACGGCGAGGTTGTGTACCTCCGGCGGATGGACAGCCCGAAGTCGATCGCCGTGGTGAAGAAGCTGCAGTCCCGGGTGCCGGTGCACTGTACGGCCACCGGGGTGGCGTTGCTGGCCTGGTTGCCCCGGGAGGAGGTGGAGGAGATCCTGGACCGGCACGGGATGGAGGCTTACAACGAGGCCACGCTGACGGATCGCGACCTGTTCATGCACCGGTTGGAAGAGGTGCGCCGGCGGCAGTATGCCGTCGTCGACGGGGAATACAACCGGGAGCTGCTCTGCGTCTCGGCGCCGGTGTGGGATCACAGCCAGCGGCCGTGCGCGGCGTTGACGGTGGCGATCCTGTCTTCCCAGGTGACGGACGAAAGCCGGGTAGCCCGCGTCGGGGAGGCAGTGCGCCGGGCGGCGCGCCAGCTCTCACGCGAGCTCGGAGGGCGAGAACCCGTGCCTGCCTGA